Genomic DNA from bacterium:
AAGAAAGCGATTACTTGGAGGAGAGGTTATCTGCTATATTTGGTAATTCTAACATCAAACAAATTTATTGATAAAACTTAAATTTAAGAATAAAATAAATTCTTATGATTTTAATTGGAGAAAGCATTAATATCAGCTCACGAAAGATAGGGGAAGCGATGAGGAACAGGGATAAGAAGCCAATTCAAGAATTGGCTCTCTTGCAAGAGGAGAAGGGTGCCGATATGCTGGATGTAAATATTGGCCCTGCAAGAAAGGAGGGGAAAGAGCTTATGTCTTGGATTGTTGAAACAATACAAGAGGTTTCAAAGCTTCCCTTGTCCCTTGATACAACAAACCCTGAGGCAATGGAGGGAGGGCTTTCTTTATGCAGAGAAAGACCCCTTATAAACTCTGCCTCCTGCCAAGAGGAGCGTCTTTTAAAAATGCTTCCTTTAGCTTCCAAATATGATTGCAATATCATCTGTCTCCTTCTTACCGATGCTGGGCTTCCAAGGGATGTTGATGAGAGGGCATCCCTTTCCTTAAATGTTATAGAAAGGGCAAATAGCCTTGGCATTCCTAATGATAGAATCTTTATTGACCCTGTAATGTTTACAGTAACCGTTGACCAAAAGCAGGTTGTATATTTCAGAGAATTTCTTGAAATTCTTCCCTCTTTATTTGACCCCCCTTGTAAATCAACCTGCGGATTATCAAATGTCTCACAGGGAATTCCCTCTTTAGAATTAAGGTCTATTATGAATCAAGGTGCATTTTGTATTAGCCACGAGGCAGGGATATACTCTGCTATTGTGAATGTATTAGACGATGATTTTATGGAAACAGTATCTGGGATTAAAAAAGAGGGTTCTGTAGATGGCTATCTTTCTAAAACCTCTCAGGAAAAGAAAATTAAATTAGAAAAAACAATAAGGGTTTTAAAAAATGAATCCTTATATTGCCATTCCTGGCTTGAATTATGAAAAGATTTTTGATTTTATTGGTTTTTTTCTTTCTTTTCCTGTATCTTCCGAGCTTTCAAAGAATGATATTGACAAGATAAGAAAGATTGTAAGGGAGGAGGTGCA
This window encodes:
- a CDS encoding dihydropteroate synthase, with amino-acid sequence MILIGESINISSRKIGEAMRNRDKKPIQELALLQEEKGADMLDVNIGPARKEGKELMSWIVETIQEVSKLPLSLDTTNPEAMEGGLSLCRERPLINSASCQEERLLKMLPLASKYDCNIICLLLTDAGLPRDVDERASLSLNVIERANSLGIPNDRIFIDPVMFTVTVDQKQVVYFREFLEILPSLFDPPCKSTCGLSNVSQGIPSLELRSIMNQGAFCISHEAGIYSAIVNVLDDDFMETVSGIKKEGSVDGYLSKTSQEKKIKLEKTIRVLKNESLYCHSWLEL